In Betta splendens chromosome 19, fBetSpl5.4, whole genome shotgun sequence, the following proteins share a genomic window:
- the LOC114845990 gene encoding vinculin, whose protein sequence is MPVFHTKTIESILEPVAQQISHLVIMHEEGEVDGKAIPDLSAPVAAVQAAVSNLVRVGKETVQTTEDQLMKRDMPPAFIKVENACTKLVQAASMLKADPYSVPARDYLIDGSRGILSGTSDLLLTFDEAEVRKIIRVCKGILEYLTVAEVVESMEDLITYTKNLGPGMTKMAKMIDERQQELTHQEHRVMLVNSMNTVKELLPILISGIKIFVTTKTSGSHGVEEALKNRNFTFEKMSAEINEIIRVLQLTSWDEDAWANKDTEAMRRALGLIDSKMAQAKNWLRDPNAQPGDAGEQAVRQILDEAGKVGELCAGKERRDILGTAKTLGQMTDQVSEMRARGHGASPAAMQKAQQVSQGLDVLTGKVENAARKLEAMTNSKQVIAKRIDAAQNWLSDPHGGPEGEENIRALLAETKKIADMCEDPKERDDILRSMGEIAAMTAKLSDLRRQGKGDTPEARALAKQIATALQNLQSKTNKAVANSRPAKAAVHLEGKIEQAQRWIDNPTVDDSGVGQAAIRGLVAEGRRLANALPGPYRQELVGKCEQVEQLMAQLADLAARGEGDSPQARAVAQQLQEALKDLKGKMQEAMTQEVSDIFSDTTTPIKLLAVAATASLDAPNRDEVFEERAANFENHANRLGATAEKAAAVGTANKSTVEGIQAAVKSTRDLTPQVVSAARILLRNPGNQAAYEHFETMKNQWIDNVEKMTGLVDEAIDTKSLLDASEEAIKKDLDKCRVAMANHQPQMLVAGATSIARRANRIMLVAKREVENSEDPKFREIVKAASDELSRTISPMVMGAKAVAGNIQDPNLQKGFLDSGYKILGAVAKVREAFQPQEPDFPPPPPELDQLNLNDEPAPPKPPLPEGEVPPPRPPPPEEKDEEFPEQKAGDMVNEPMMVAARQLHDEARKWSSKGNDIIGAAKRMALLMAEMSRLVRGGSGNKRALIQCAKDIAKASDEVTRLAKEVAKQCTDKRIRTNLLQVCERIPTISTQLKILSTVKATMLGRTNISEEESEQATEMLVHNAQNLMQSVKETVREAEAASIKIRTDAGFTLHWVRKTPWYQ, encoded by the exons GTGGGAAAGGAAACCGTGCAAACCACAGAAGACCAGCTCATGAAAAGGGACATGCCCCCAGCTTTTATTAA AGTGGAGAATGCATGCACTAAACTGGTGCAGGCTGCCTCCATGCTGAAGGCCGATCCATACTCTGTTCCTGCTCGGGATTACCTCATTGATGGCTCCCGGGGAATCCTCTCTGGCACCTCTGACCTGCTTCTGACCTTTGATGAGGCCGAg GTTCGCAAAATAATCCGTGTGTGTAAAGGCATCCTGGAGTATCTGACAGTGGCAGAGGTGGTGGAGTCTATGGAGGACCTGATCACATACACAAAAAACCTGGGACCAG GAATGACAAAGATGGCCAAGATGATAGATGAGAGACAGCAGGAGCTGACACACCAGGAGCACCGCGTGATGCTGGTCAACTCCATGAACACCGTCAAAGAGCTTCTGCCCATCCTCATCTCAG GAATCAAAATCTTTGTGACTACGAAGACATCTGGCAGTCATGGAGTGGAGGAAGCCTTGAAAAACAGGAACTTCACCTTTGAGAAGATGAGCGCAGAGATAAATGAGATCATCAGAGTGCTGCAGCTGACGTCCTGGGACGAGGACGCCTGGGCCAACAAA GACACAGAAGCCATGAGAAGAGCTCTGGGGCTCATTGACTCAAAGATGGCTCAGGCCAAGAACTGGCTGAGGGATCCAAATGCTCAACCAG gGGATGCAGGCGAACAGGCTGTCCGACAGATCCTTGATGAAGCTGGGAAAGTGGGCGAACTGTGTGCTGGCAAGGAGCGCCGAGATATCCTAGGCACAGCCAAGACCCTGGGCCAGATGACTGACCAGGTGTCCGAGATGAGAGCCAG AGGTCACGGGGCATCTCCAGCCGCCATGCAGAAAGCCCAGCAGGTTTCTCAAGGGCTGGACGTGCTAACTGGCAAGGTGGAAAATGCAGCTCGCAAGCTGGAGGCCATGACTAACTCCAAGCAGGTCATTGCCAAAAGGATCGATGCTGCTCAG AACTGGCTGTCTGACCCTCACGGCGGCCCAGAGGGAGAAGAAAACATCAGAGCCCTGCTCGCTGAAACCAAAAAGATTGCAGACATGTGTGAGGATCCCAAAGAAAGAGATGACATATTGCGCTCAATGGGAGAGATTGCTGCCATGACGGCCAAGCTGTCAGATCTTAGACGACA GGGTAAAGGTGACACTCCTGAGGCCAGAGCTTTGGCTAAACAAATCGCAACAGCTCTGCAGAACCTGCAATCCAAGACCAACAAAGCTGTGGCCAACAGCAGGCCTGCGAAGGCAGCCGTGCACTTGGAAGGAAAGATTGAGCAGGCGCAGCGCTGGATCGACAATCCCACAGTGGATGACAGTGGTGTTG GCCAAGCAGCCATCCGTGGGCTGGTGGCAGAGGGCCGCCGGCTGGCCAACGCGCTGCCAGGTCCATACAGGCAGGAGCTGGTGGGCAAAtgtgagcaggtggagcagcttaTGGCCCAGCTTGCTGACCTGGCTGCCCGCGGTGAAGGGGACAGCCCCCAGGCACGTGCTGTggcgcagcagctgcaggaagcctTGAAA GATCTAAAAGGAAAGATGCAGGAGGCGATGACTCAGGAGGTGTCCGACATCTTCAGTGACACCACCACCCCCATCAAGTTACTCGCTGTGGCTGCTACCGCCTCTCTGGATGCCCCCAACAGAGATGAG GTCTTTGAGGAAAGGGCTGCCAACTTTGAAAACCACGCCAATAGGCTTGGCGCCACAGCAGAGAAGGCTGCAGCTGTCGGCACTGCCAACAAGAGCACAGTGGAGGGGATCCAGGCCGCTGTCAAATCAACAAGGGACTTAACACCACAA GTGGTGTCTGCTGCTCGTATTCTGCTGAGAAATCCTGGCAACCAAGCTGCATATGAACATTTTGAGACCATGAAGAATCAGTGGATTGACAATGTAGAGAAAATGACAG gtcTGGTGGACGAGGCCATCGATACCAAATCTCTGCTGGATGCTTCAGAGGAAGCCATTAAGAAGGACTTGGATAAGTGCCGTGTGGCCATGGCCAATCACCAGCCTCAGATGCTGGTAGCTGGCGCCACGAGCATCGCCCGCAGAGCGAATCGTATCATGTTGGTGGCAAAGCGGGAGGTGGAGAACTCAGAGGATCCTAAATTCAGGGAGATTGTGAAGGCGGCCTCCGATGAGCTGAGCCGCACAATTTCCCCCATGGTGATGGGTGCGAAGGCAGTGGCTGGAAATATCCAGGATCCAA ATCTACAGAAGGGCTTTCTGGATTCGGGGTATAAGATTCTTGGAGCTGTGGCAAAAGTCAGAGAGGCCTTCCAGCCACAAGAGCCAGACttcccaccacctcctccagaaCTGGACCAGCTTAAT CTCAACGATGAGCCAGCACCACCAAAGCCTCCTCTTCCAGAGGGTGAGGTTCCTCCCccgaggcctcctcctccagaggagAAAGACGAGGAGTTCCCTGAGCAGAAGGCTGGCGACATGGTTAATGAGCCCATGATGGTCGCTGCCAGGCAGCTCCACGACGAGGCCCGCAAGTGGTCCAGCAAA GGCAACGACATCATTGGCGCTGCCAAACGAATGGCCTTGCTCATGGCCGAGATGTCGCGTCTGGTGCGCGGCGGCAGCGGGAACAAGCGAGCGCTCATCCAGTGTGCCAAGGATATCGCAAAGGCCTCTGATGAAGTAACGCGACTGGCCAAGGAAGTGGCGAAGCAGTGTACTGACAAACGCATCCGCACCAACCTGCTTCAG gTGTGTGAGCGTATTCCCACCATCAGCACCCAGCTTAAAATCCTGTCCACAGTCAAGGCCACTATGTTGGGTCGTACAAACATTAGCGAAGAGGAGTCAGAGCAG GCTACTGAAATGTTAGTCCACAACGCTCAGAACCTGATGCAATCTGTGAAGGAGACGGTCCGGGAAGCGGAGGCGGCTTCTATTAAGATCCGGACAGATGCAGGTTTCACCCTCCACTGGGTCAGGAAGACCCCCTGGTACCAGTAA